The stretch of DNA ATGCTCCACCAAGCATGTCGGCTGCTGCTGAGAAAATCTATGCTACCCTGAGGGAGTGTCGTGATCAAATTGGGCAGAAGAAGATAAAGGGTATCAAGCATCATGGGTACTTAATGAAGAAATCCGACAAGAATGCCAAATGGAAGCAACTCTACTTTGCTCTCCTCGTTGAGGGCACCGAAACGCATTTATGCTTCTACGACAATCCAAAGAAGACTAAACCGAAGGGACTCATCGATATGTCCTGTGCTTATTTGTATCAAGTGCATGAATCACTCTGGGAACGCCCATTGTGCTTTCAAATTGTCGAAAGAGCCCTACCATGCCTCGCTACTGTATCATTTCTATGTGCCAACACCCCCGAGAGCTATGTTGAGTGGATTAATGCACTCAAAACACAATGTGTGTCGCAGTTAAGTAAGGCTCAATCAAAAGTACCGCGTCTGCGGGAGTTGCGATGTctcaatttgcaaattctcGAAGCGCATAGATTACCATTTAAATTAGTACCCCATCCCTACTGTAGCATAACGCTCAATCAACAAGTTAAAATTGGCAAGACACGCGTTAAAGTTGCTCCAGATCCTGTGTGGGAGGAGGAATTCATTCTAGAGTAAGTACCCTTAAGTTTCAAGTGGAATCTGaataagaggaaaaaattattaacaatcTTTCTTCCAATCACAGTGATGTTCCTCCAGACATAGCAACTCTAACAATTACAGTCCTTAGTCGCGGGAAGAGGGGTAAAGACTCCGAAATGGCAGAAGTAGTCGTGGACTTGTTAAGCCTCAAAAATGGCCAAGAAACCGAAGACTGGTACCAGCTAATTGGTATGACCCCAATGGGTGAATGGGGTTCACTTAGACTGCGTATGCGCTACTTGGATGACTTGATAATGCCATGTGAGGAGTATAGTCCACTGCAGCAGCTACTGCTGGAACCAGAACTATCTTCCGTGAAAGCTCTCGCAGAGCTTTGCCACAATGACCGCGTGCCTTTGGCCACATCACTCCTTCGTGTGTTCCGGCATGAGAAGCGCGAGACTGAATTGATAAAAGTACTGTGCCAAACGGAAATTGCACGAGAAAATGAAACTACAACCCTCTTCCGTGGTGCATCCCTAGCTACCACCCTCATGGATCTATATATGCGTGCAGAATGCTTTGGCTTTCTACAAGCTGCCGTATCGGACATCATCACAAAGATACTCGAAAGCAAGCAATCAGCCGAATTAAATCCAACAAAAATGGACGTTAATGATGACGCATGCAACAATGCGGAGTTTCTCCTACAAATCCTCGATCAGGTCACCCAATCTATCTTCACATCCCCCGAAGCATGCCCCCGGAATGTCCGCTACATTTGCAATTGCCTCCAAAAAGCCGTGGTGAGCAAATGGCCGTCTGAGCGATTGGTACGAACGCGTGTTGTAtcgggatttatttttctacgtCTCCTGTGCCCGGCTCTACTGAATCCCCGTCAATTTGGCTTAGTCAGCGAAGCTCCGCCACAGACGGCAACACGTTCACTAGTTATGATTGCCAAATGCCTACAAAATCTGGCTAATCTCATTGAATTTGGTGGCAAGGAACCCTACATGGAGGTTGTTAATCCATTCATTTTGAAGAATAAGGAGCGCATGATTGTCTTCTTGGATCAACTCTCATCGATCTCTGATCCAAATTTACCTCCTGGATATATCCCCGAAACCAGCTACTCAAACCACATGTACTCAGACGCCGGTTTGTTAtcaaatttttagaatttttaattattaaaaagaattattcttaataatttattttttggtatTTCAGGACGTGAACTAGCCACACTCCATCATATTTGTGTATCTCATCTGCAAGATCTTCAGGCATTGTCCAAAACGAACAATTCAATTAAGAAATTGGTCACCGTAACGGATATGTTGAcgaaacataaattaaaatatagagAAATGATAAGTTAATTacttcacacaaaaatattttgcaaaaaagacgAAAATCAGTATATTTCACCGAATTATCTTTTACTACTCTCAACTAAcggataaattaaaagaaaaatgtaaaaaaaaaacattgaaaaataatgtaattaatCGACAGGAAATTTAGCATGAtaatattcacatttttttatttttcaaattaattctcatagtttttaaaacaaaaaatattaacaatcAGCTGTAGAAATTATATACACTCCAgtgcttttaaattttaattaataaaataaattctttatgcattaaaaagaaaattaaatagaaaggTAGGAAAAAGGCGATTGTACTCAAAATAATAACACGCAAGTATAAGAGATAAGgattattattataataaataaaggtTGGTAGTCAGGCTGAGAAGGATCCCATTTGACTACCCTATGCATAGgctatataaaataattattatatattaaaaacaaactaaaaaaaaagtcataaattttaatataaagtcattataatatttcttttataaattttcattaaagaatttttaggaCATGGCGTATGCTTTATGGTTTGTTAGGAATCGGATaccttaaagcttttttttatttgctttgtgcttttatattttataccaAAGGATTGTataccacaaaaaaattattaaaaaaatggcCTAGCAATGCAGAAAATGGTTGAAATTAGCAACCAAAAATGCTCAATtagtttgatttatttttctttcacgaaTAGAGGGTACAAAATAAGCTCTTGAGTTGAAGAAAGCTCACTATAagcatataatattttcatacaGCAGCAAGTATgacaagaaaaagtaaaaaaaaaaaatgaaaaataatgtaaCAATAGTGTCAATTAGATTCCATTTGTAATCACTCGTGTTAGCATTACACTATAATACACAAActattatataaaatagaattaatcttgtaaaactttttaagttttatactttttttgtcttttcaaaaataagtCATCAATCTCTATTTCCTAAGAAATATAACTAATAATCTTCaacaaaaatatgtatttataaaaagtaattatattataaaatttgatCACTTTAACCCCATATTAATTGCGAATAATACATCCCATGTAGCGATTTTCGATCGAGACTCATTCCTATATGCCTATCTCCCATATTTTGTGTACGAATTAACTTTATATtggaaatgtaataaaatattgttctctaacaaatttattatgtGTTTCTGACTCAATTGCTAA from Lutzomyia longipalpis isolate SR_M1_2022 chromosome 1, ASM2433408v1 encodes:
- the LOC129796774 gene encoding ras GTPase-activating protein 1 — protein: MAELLRGLMSTHKDKLGSPSTGSEDGGGMEMGDLAQELEQDEFDAPMLANGDRPALIAPPESEWYHGRLDRYSAEQRLRSASILGSYLVRESDRKPGSYVLSYLGRTGINHFRITAVCGDFYIGGRQFFSLSDLVGYYTSCSDLLKRERLVIPVPPPEPVNDKKRIVAILPYTKMPDTDELTFQKGDIFFVHNDMGDGWLWVTAHRTGEQGMIFRELVEDLDPGIDPNTVFPWFHPNCTKNEAVDMLVKAGPGSFLVRPSDNSPGDYSLFFHINNQIQRFRIEKKGVRYLMGGRNFECLDAVINRYRKEQIVEGHTLNHPVVNGAQPEFNAPPSMSAAAEKIYATLRECRDQIGQKKIKGIKHHGYLMKKSDKNAKWKQLYFALLVEGTETHLCFYDNPKKTKPKGLIDMSCAYLYQVHESLWERPLCFQIVERALPCLATVSFLCANTPESYVEWINALKTQCVSQLSKAQSKVPRLRELRCLNLQILEAHRLPFKLVPHPYCSITLNQQVKIGKTRVKVAPDPVWEEEFILDDVPPDIATLTITVLSRGKRGKDSEMAEVVVDLLSLKNGQETEDWYQLIGMTPMGEWGSLRLRMRYLDDLIMPCEEYSPLQQLLLEPELSSVKALAELCHNDRVPLATSLLRVFRHEKRETELIKVLCQTEIARENETTTLFRGASLATTLMDLYMRAECFGFLQAAVSDIITKILESKQSAELNPTKMDVNDDACNNAEFLLQILDQVTQSIFTSPEACPRNVRYICNCLQKAVVSKWPSERLVRTRVVSGFIFLRLLCPALLNPRQFGLVSEAPPQTATRSLVMIAKCLQNLANLIEFGGKEPYMEVVNPFILKNKERMIVFLDQLSSISDPNLPPGYIPETSYSNHMYSDAGRELATLHHICVSHLQDLQALSKTNNSIKKLVTVTDMLTKHKLKYREMIS